From Toxorhynchites rutilus septentrionalis strain SRP chromosome 2, ASM2978413v1, whole genome shotgun sequence, a single genomic window includes:
- the LOC129764246 gene encoding uncharacterized protein LOC129764246, with the protein MTPKLGDKKRVRSINFTDAEEELLLRLALNRKDVIECKVSDVKRNDDKVRMWEEITREFNTSCLNTVRTLTVLKKKYENIKKNIRQAVSKETLSRRATGGGRGPEEWRPKSEAMAELREVIVRVGNPSLLVIP; encoded by the exons ATGACGCCGAAACTCGGAGACAAAAAGCGAGTCCGCTCGATTAATTTCACAGATGCGGAAGAAGAATTGCTGCTGAGATTAGCATTGAATAGAAAAGACGTAATTGAATGCAAGGTCAGCGACGTTAAAAGGAACGACGATAAAGTTCGCATGTGGGAGGAAATCACTAGAGAGTTCAATACGAGCTGCCTCAATACG gtGAGAACGCTGACAGTACTCAAaaagaaatatgaaaatataaaaaagaacaTCCGTCAGGCGGTTTCAAAGGAGACATTATCGCGTAGAGCCACTGGTGGCGGTCGAGGCCCTGAAGAATGGCGGCCAAAATCAGAAGCGATGGCTGAGCTACGAGAAGTAATTGTTAGAGTGGGCAACCCCTCGCTACTTGTCATACCTTGA
- the LOC129764247 gene encoding uncharacterized protein LOC129764247, whose translation MASNAINSSMMTVNLQLADIFQYVGGGSRLIVEGERVFQANHLLLVGVQTVHEDGFTIFATCLKSSSPRADPHKISIRTRPSFEKWSFQCSCKAGMGKCKHIMAVLKHLLMFPSVPLLTVTDLQQKWGKIAEKVADDMYKTTPLTAFCKKMTNTKDTTEAVSPAGLTHDEGTNILQLFVKGFPESGLAYEKKGREMKNIDKNNESDVLNTLLDIDST comes from the exons atg GCATCCAATGCGATAAACTCTTCGATGATGACGGTAAATTTGCAGCTTGCCGATATTTTTCAATACGTCGGAGGAGGAAGCAGGTTGATAGTCGAAGGTGAACGGGTGTTTCAAGCTAACCACTTGCTTCTTGTCGGAGTTCAAACCGTGCACGAGGACGGCTTTACCATATTTGCGACTTGTTTGAAGTCATCATCACCTAGAGCTGATCCACACAAAATTTCCATCCGCACCAGACCTTCCTTTGAAAAGTGGTCTTTTCAGTGTTCGTGCAAAGCTGGAATGGGAAAATGCAAACACATAATGGCCGTTTTAAAACATCTTctaat gttCCCTTCAGTTCCATTGCTTACAGTAACAGATTTGCAACAAAAGTGGGGTAAAATTGCAGAAAAAGTTGCTGACGATATGTACAAGACAACACCATTGACCGCATTCTGCAAAAAAATGACGAATACAAAAGATACGACTGAAGCTGTCTCGCCGGCGGGTTTGACTCACGATGAGGGTACCAACATTCTTCAGCTTTTCGTGAAAG gaTTCCCTGAAAGCGGTCTGGCATACGAAAAGAAAGGAcgagaaatgaaaaatattgacaaaaatAATGAATCTGATGTTCTGAATACACTTCTCGATATAGAT TCTACTTAA
- the LOC129764499 gene encoding uncharacterized protein LOC129764499 isoform X2, whose translation MNMMYKNSLMKCPRTPAPMRNSSFLMSAAAILETPTLLKKTPTISANTNNRSNVSHLQTPSAAPKAAMQLLMFNQMQTSAAISGSGESPFSHTSFEKFNFSSSDGFNFATSNVPRAYTNHPTIAARHPPNFSNENLNKRKLEERFSQAGRQAKRVSFDMFPLKPNKSLNANRRLSRVSQAIRSSSSMTTKHTQSELTKSVPKRLRILTGTVENVLKLTKTAPEGSSPLVEVFAMVLNIKSGTYECEKVLLLRNKTGPIMQGVFYEIDFRMELISVGDLVRCVGRLTGGSRLQILKIAQATPEEERMAQRLQTVSGFVLAIKR comes from the exons ATGAATATGATGTATAAAAACT CACTGATGAAGTGTCCTCGTACACCGGCTCCGATGAGAAACTCGAGCTTTCTCATGTCCgctgcagccattctcgagacaCCGACGTTGCTGAAAAAAACACCTACCATTAGTGCCAACACTAATAATCGTTCAAACGTATCACATTTACAAACACCCTCTGCTGCTCCGAAAGCCGCGATGCAGTTGCTCATGTTCAATCAAATGCAAACATCCGCAGCTATTTCAGGTTCAGGAGAGTCTCCTTTCAGCCACACatcttttgaaaaattcaatttc agtAGCAGCGACGGCTTTAATTTCGCTACCTCAAATGTCCCGAGAGCCTACACGAACCACCCAACAATTGCTGCCAGACATCCGCCTAATTTTAGCAATGAAAACTTGAACAAGCGGAAACTAGAGGAAAGATTTTCTCAAGCTGGAAGGCAAGCAAAACGGGTATCGTTCGATATGTTCCCATTAAAACCGAACAAATCATTAAATGCAAACAGGCGGCTTTCAAGGGTTTCCCAAGCCATCAGATCCAGCTCTTCGATGACCACTAAACACACACAAAGTGAACTAACTAAGTCAGTTCCGAAAAGGTTGCGAATTCTAACTGGAACGGTTGAAAACGTTCTAAAGCTCACCAAAACTGCCCCGGAGGGCAGCTCACCACTGGTTGAGGTCTTTGCCATGGTGCTCAACATCAAAAGTGGCACGTACGAATGCGAGAAGGTGTTGCTTCTGAGGAACAAAACCGGTCCCATAATGCAGGGAGTTTTCTACGAAATCGATTTTCGTATGGAGCTGATAAGCGTTGGGGATTTGGTGCGCTGCGTTGGCCGATTGACCGGAGGAAGTCGACTGCAGATTTTGAAGATTGCGCAGGCGACCCCGGAGGAGGAGCGAATGGCTCAGCGTCTGCAAACGGTAAGTGGATTTGTGTTGGCGATCAAACGTTAA